A stretch of the Papaver somniferum cultivar HN1 chromosome 6, ASM357369v1, whole genome shotgun sequence genome encodes the following:
- the LOC113287071 gene encoding aminoacylase-1-like, protein MKGTKFLTLLLIILSLYRQSAAEEDTSVSRFQNYLRFKTAHPNPDYSKPVSYLTSQAQSIGLKTTIFEFSPSKPLLIITWVGSNPSLPSILLNSHLDSVPAEPSKWIYPPFAATKTEDGKIYARGAQDDKCIGMQYLEAIRELKVVQGYSPVRTVHISYVPDEEIGGANGAAKFAGSDEFKSLNIGFMLDEGQASTSEKFRVFYADRAIWRLIIKASGMPGHGSRMFDNSAMENLMKSVEIMTRYREGQFDLVKAGLAMNSEVISVNPVYMKAGTPSPTGYQMNMQPSEAEAGFDIRFPPTADLELFRKRIVDEWAPHHRNMTYELTEHEPVKDHLGSPIMTATDDRNPWWGVFSKAIVSAGGTLSKPEILASTTDARFIRALGIPTFGFSPMTNTPILLHEHNEYLEETVYIRGIKIYESVIRALSSFEGGNHEST, encoded by the exons ATGAAAGGAACCAAATTTCTCACTCTGCTGCTCATCATCTTATCTCTGTACAGACAATCAGCAGCAGAAGAAGACACCTCAGTAAGCAGATTTCAGAACTATCTAAGATTCAAAACAGCTCATCCAAACCCAGATTATTCAAAACCAGTTTCATACTTAACATCTCAAGCTCAATCAATTGGTCTTAAAACTACAATCTTTGAATTTTCCCCATCAAAACCACTTCTTATCATAACTTGGGTTGGTTCAAATCCATCTTTACCATCAATCTTACTAAATTCACATCTTGATAGTGTTCCTGCTGAACCATCCAAATGGATATACCCACCTTTTGCAGCAACTAAGACAGAAGATGGTAAAATCTATGCAAGAGGTGCTCAAGATGATAAATGTATTGGTATGCAATATCTTGAAGCAATTCGGGAGCTGAAAGTTGTTCAAGGTTATAGTCCAGTGAGGACTGTTCACATATCTTATGTTCCTGATGAGGAGATTGGTGGGGCTAATGGAGCTGCAAAATTTGCTGGTTCGGATGAGTTTAAGAGTTTGAATATTGGATTTATGTTGGATGAAGGTCAAGCATCTACTAGTGAGAAATTTAGAGTCTTTTATGCTGATAGAGCAATTTGGAGGTTGATAATTAAGGCATCAGGTATGCCTGGACATGGGTCTAGGATGTTTGATAATAGTGCCATGGAGAATTTGATGAAGAGTGTTGAAATTATGACTAGATATAGAGAAGGGCAATTTGATTTGGTTAAAGCTGGATTGGCAATGAATTCAGAAGTTATATCGGTGAATCCTGTGTATATGAAAGCCGGTACTCCTTCACCTACG GGTTATCAAATGAATATGCAACCTTCAGAAGCTGAAGCAGGATTTGATATTCGGTTTCCACCTACAGCAGATCTAGAGCTATTCAGAAAGAGAATCGTTGATGAATGGGCACCACATCATAGAAACATGACATATGAG TTAACTGAGCATGAGCCCGTGAAAGACCACTTGGGGAGTCCTATAATGACAGCAACCGATGATCGCAATCCGTGGTGGGGTGTTTTCAGTAAGGCCATAGTTTCTGCTGGAGGAACACTCTCTAAGCCTGAAATTCTGGCCTCTACAACTGATGCACGTTTCATAAGAGCGCTGGGAATTCCTACTTTTGGGTTTTCCCCAATGACAAATACTCCAATCCTGCTTCACGAGCACAATGAG TACCTAGAGGAAACCGTCTACATAAGAGGAATAAAGATATATGAATCTGTGATCAGGGCATTGAGTTCTTTTGAAGGAGGAAACCATGAATCAACCTAG